The DNA segment CGGACGCAGTTCTTCGTGCGGATACTCGGTGGTGACGACCACGAAGTTGCGATCCCGTTCGAGTCGCGCCAGATCCGCCCAGGTGGTTTGCACGACCAGCGCGTCACCGGCGGCGAAGGGTGTGTTGCGCACCCCGCCGGTCTTGTAGGTGATCTGGGTGCCGCCGCGATTGATCGCCAGCAGCGACAGACCATAGGTCTTGCGCATCCAGAGGTCGCGCGCGGTCTTGCCGATCAGGCTGGAGCCGGGCGGGATGACGATCTCGGCCACGCCGGCCTTGGTCGGCGACATCGCCTCGGCGAAGAGATCCAGGTCGCGTTTGCGCTCCAGCTTGCTCGCGTCGGCGACCTCCAGCAGCGAGTCGGCCGTGCCGAGCAGGGCCAGCGTGCTGCCGGGCGTGATGCCGAGCGTGCGGTCGACGCCGTCGGCGCCGAAGCGCAGTCCGTCGCCCTTCTCGACGCCGACCAGACGCACCTTCCAGGTCCGCTCCAGCTCGTCGACGCTCATCCCGATCAGATCGCTGTCACCCTCGGGTACGCGGAACTCGCCGATCTCGAAGTCGGTCAGGCCATAGGTCTCGGCCAGGTAGGCGCGCGTGTCGCCGCCCTCGGATTTGGTGGTGCCGTGCGCCGGCAGCACCAGACGCCCGGCCAGCACGAAATAGACGATACCCGTGAGCAGCAGTGCGACACCGATCGGCGTCACGTCGAACAGCTCGAAGGTCTTCATCGGCGCCACGCCCTCGGGCAGCGCCGTGTTGGACGTCAGGATCAGATCGTTGAGCAGGATCAGCGGGCTGGAGCCGACCATGGTGATGGTGCCGCCGAGCAGGGCGCAGAATCCCATGGGCATGAGCAGACGCGACATCGGCAGCCCGGTGCGCGCCGAGATGCGGCTGACGACGGGGATGAAGAGCGCGGCGGCACCGACGTTCTGCATGAAGCTGGAGATGACCCCGACCGTGCCCGAGATCAACAGGATGATGCGGGCCTCGGTCGAGCCGCCGATACGCATGATGAAGGCGGCGACCTTGGACATCAGACCGGTCTTGTCGAGTCCGGCACCGACGATCATGACCGCGATGATCGAGATCACGGCGTTGCTGGAGAAGCCGTCGAACAGATGTTCGACCGGCACCAGTCCCCGTTCCAGTCCCATCCAGGGCGCGGCCAGGCTCGTCAGGCCCAGTAGCACCATGACGGTGATCGCCGCCACGTCGACGCTGACCACCTCGAAGGCGAACAGAAAGACCGTCAGCAGCAGAAAGCCGCTCACCCAGGCGATCTCGGGCGTGGGAACGATCCCGGCCAGATAGATGGCGGCGACGGCAAAGGCGGCGCCCGCGATGTCCGTCTTGGACAGGGCACGGATGGCGTCGAGCATGGCGTGTCCTCGTATGGTTGTGGTCGATTGAAAGGGGCGTCATGTTACTTTAAGAAACGCTAATATTCCTGTCTTTTTCAGAGACATCGGGCCGATCCCGGTCCCACGACTATAATGGTCGGACCCGAATCGTCCCGATGGAGCGCCCGACCATGCTCATGTTCGATCTACGTGCGCCGCTGGCGCTGCTCTTGCTCGCCCTGGGGTTGCCGGCCCTGGCCCAGGGACCGGTCCCCTCGACACGGGTCGAGATCGCCGCCGAACTCGACCGGCTCAGCACCGAACTCGACTTCGAGGTCCGCGGCATCGAGCAGACGACGGGAGCCACGGGACATGCGGGCGGTGAGTCCCTGGTCGAGCGTCTGCATCTGCTGCTGGAGGACTTCGATCATGTGATCGTGCAGGCGCCGGGCGCGGGCGTCGAGCGCGTCATCATCCTCGGCGAGAAGGCCGCCTATGTGCCGCCGCCCATGATGGTGGATGAGGGCGGCGGATCGACGGAAGCGGCGCCCGCGAGCGGAGAGGCGATCGTCCTGGCGACCCAGCGTCGTGGCACCGCGCATCTGGTGACGCTGGGACTGGAGGGGGTATCCGGCGGTGCACCCATCCAGGAGTCGATGCTCATCGACACCGGCGCCGATCGCGTGGTGCTGCCGGTCTCGCTGATCTCCTCGCTGGGACTTGCGCCGGACGCGCTTCAGAATCAACAGGTGCAGACGGCCAACGGCACGGTCGATGCGCGCGTCGGACGTCTGGGGGCTATTTGGGTCGGTCCCAAGCGGGTCGAAGACGTCGAGGTCGCCTTCATGGACGATCAGCGGCTGGGCGGAACCTCGCTGCTCGGCATGAGCCTGCTCGGACGCTTTCGCATGACCATCGACGACGAGAAGAATCAGTTGACCCTGTTGCCGAAATAAAGGCGCCCTGATTCAGACGATGCGCTGTTCGTCCTCTTCCGGGTCGAGCGCATGGCGGTAGTGCAGGATCTGTTCGGCGGTCGCCTCCGGATCGCCGAGCCGGGCGATGTGATAGAGCCCCTCGCCCTCGGTGACCAGCGGCAGATTGGTGCGTCCGATGACGATGCCGTCGAGCGGTGAAACGACCGCTTCGTCGGCCGGCCGGAAGGGGTCGGTGATGACCGCGCCAGCGTATCTCCGCGCTTGACGCTGGCGCCGAGCGCCGTCAGCGACGAAACGCAACGCCTCGCCGCCCTCATAGAGCAGCAGCGGAATCCCGCGCGCGGCGGCCACGGCGCGCAAGCAACCGGCACGCGACTCGGCATCCAGGATCATCGGGCTGCCGAAGGCGCGCGCCAGCTCCGGCATCATCGGATCTCGGCATCGAGCGAGATTCATCGGGCGGTCTCCGCCTCAACCCTGACCACGGGTGCGCGTCTTGCCGATGGCGGCGTTCTTCTCGATGAACTCGATCATGAGTCCGGCGATGTCCTTGCCGGTGGCCGTCTCGATGCCTTCGAGTCCGGGCGAGGAATTGACCTCCATGACCACCGGGCCGTGATTTGAGCGCAGGATGTCGACGCCCGCGACGTTCAGCCCGATGATGCGTGCCGCGCGCACGGCGGTCGAGCGTTCCTCGGGCGTGATGCGGATCAGCGAGGCCGTACCGCCGCGATGCAGGTTGGAGCGGAACTCGCCGGCCTTGGCCTGACGCTTCATGGTCGCCACCACCTTGTCGCCGATGACGAAGCAGCGGATGTCGGCGCCGTTGGCCTCCTTGATGTATTCCTGGACCAGGATATTGGCCTTGAGGCCCATGAAGGCCTCGATCACGCTCTCGGCGGCCTGATAGGTCTCGGCCAGCACCACGCCGATGCCCTGGGTGCCTTCCAGGAGCTTGATGACCAGGGGCGCGCCGCCGACCATCTTGATCAGATCCTGCACGTCGTCGGGTGCATGGGCGAAGCCGGTGATCGGCAGTCCGATGCCCTTGCGCGCGAGCAGCTGGAGGGAACGCAGTTTGTCGCGCGCACGCGAGATGGCCACCGACTCGTTGAGCGGGTAGACGCCCATCATCTCGAACTGACGCAGCACCGCCGTGCCGTAGAAGGTCACGGAGGCGCCGATGCGTGGGATGACGGCATCGAAGTCGGAGAGGTCGTCGCCCTTGTAGTGGATCGAGGGGGCGTGCGAGGTGATGTTCATGTAGCAGCGCAACACGTCGATCACCTTGGTCTCGTGCCCGCGCGCGCGCGCCGCCTCGACCAGACGGCGGGTGGAGTAGAGCGAGGCATTGCGCGAGAGGATGGCGATTCGCATCTGTGTGAGTTGGGCGGCTGTTGGATCGGTGGCGCGCATGATACCGAAATACCCCCCCGGACTGGCGCGCGCGGGGCGGCGATGCCGTTGTGCCGGATCTTTATCAGGCAAGCCGCTGATGGTCTGAACTGTCGACCAGCTCACTGAGATGGACGCGACGGCTCGGTGCGCAGGGTGGCGATCAGCAGCAGGACCACGCCGATGGAGATGGCGCTGTCGGCGATGTTGAACGACGGCCAGGGGTTGAAGATCGCCAGCGGGATGAAGGGCAGATAGACCTGGATGAAGTCGACCACATGACCGAGCAGGGCGCGGTCGATCAGATTGCCGACCGCGCCGCCGATGATGAGCGCCAGTGCGGCGGCGTGCAGGCGTTCGGTGGCGGGGAGCCGCAGCAGCCAGCCGACCAGTACGCCGCTGACGATGAGTGCCAACGCTACGAAGAACCAGCGCTGCCAGCTGCCCGAGTCGGCCAGGAAGCTGAAGGCCGCGCCTGTGTTGAACATGAGGGTCAGATTGACGTTGGGCATCAGGGCGATGACCTCATAGGGTTCGAGCGCCAGGAGCACCATCCATTTGCCGGCCTGATCCAGTAAGAGGATCGCCAGCGAGAGCCATAACCAGTGTTTCAAGAGTCGTCGTTCCTAGTGTGAAGCGTCGCGCTTCGTTGTGTGATTGAGTCCGGCCCGCAGGGTGCGCAGCGCCTGAGTCTGGCTCGGCTCGGTCATGCAGGTCTCGATCAGGCGCGGGTCGAGTCCGGGCAGGAAACGACTGCGCTCCTGTTCCTGATAGCCGGTGTCATCGAGTCGGTGAACGCTGAGTCGTCCGTCGCGCCAGATCCAAACTTCGGGCACGCCCAGACCCGCATAGACGGCGAGCTTGTCGAGTCCGCCCGAGGTGCGGACGACTTCGATGGCGAAGTCGGGCACGTCCGGGGTCTGGGTCAGGGGGCCGACCACATAGCATTCATCGGCCTCGGCACCGAGTCGCTTGTCGGGTGACTTGAGCGTCCAGGAGCCGAAGCCTTCCAGTTCGATTCCGGTTTCGTCGGCATAGGTCTCGATCAGACGCCCCAGGCGCTTCTTGTCGCCCTCGTGTTCGATGGAGGGGGTCATCAGTTCCAGTTCTCCATCCAAATAGGTTAGGCGAGGGGCGGCGCGCTCGGCACGCAGGGTCGTCAGACGCTCGTAATCCTCCCAGTCGGCATCGTGCAGCCGGATGTATTGATCGAGGCCGGGATGCGGGTTTGAAGTCAGCACTTGACGCAACACCTAACGATGAAATCTGGTGACGAAGCAAAAGCTTACTTGCACATCTAGTAACTTCCCAATAAGTCATGGCACCCATAAAAACAAAGACATAGAGGCGCAAGCAACGATGTTCGTGCACCTCGTAGTGCCTTTAACGCGATCACAGCGTCAACAGCAAGTCATTGATTTATCGTTCTCGACAGCTTCCTGCATGTTTTTTCTGTACTACATGGACGTCGCAAGCTATTGGTTTTGAAGCTGCCTAAATTATTGATAAGTTACCACATCTATGTCTTTATTTTCGTAGGTGCCTCGATTTTAGGTGGTTCAAGAACAAAAGGAGTTGATCATAATTCAAGGGTATTTTGATCTCGATTACGAAGATATTGACGACAAAGAAGTGTGTGGAGCGTGCGGAACGGATCAAGAACATGAAGAAGAAGACTGAAAATCAATCTGTTCTGTTCGAGGACTTCAAGATAAACGTATAACCAGGTCGTTCGGATTCGGCGGTACTTCGAGCGATCTCAATGGCGGTGCGTTCGGTCTCAGCGCGAATGGTTTTAGAGTAGGATGCGCTCTGCGATCCTTGGCGCATCTCATAGCGAATGCGATACGCCGCGTTCTGTGATGCCTGTTGTGCCGTCGAGCCTTTCAACACAAAGGTGTAACCGGGTCGCTCGGACTGCGCCTGTCCCTTGACGATCTCAATCGCCGTGCGTTCTGTCTCCGCTGCGACGGTTTTGATGTTGGAAACGCTTTTGGTTCCCTGGCGTAATTCGTAGCGGATGATATAGCGCTGATCGGCCCAGGCGGCTGATCCGAGGATCGTCAAGACCGCGAAGGCAAACGTCAGGCGACCGACAGACCGCCACCTGTGGCCTCTATCCTGAGTTGGCTCAGTGAAGTGTTGGCCTCGCATAGTGGCTACTTCCAGGCGCACACTTGGGCTTGGGCATTGCTCCAACAAGCCCCATCACGGGCCAGACGCCCCAGGTCTGAATGGGCATGTGAGGCATAGGCGTCCTCATTCCAGAAACCAACGGCGACGCCGGGTTGCTCGACCTGGATCATCGCAAAATAGGCGGGCGTGTAGATCTGAAAGCTGCCGTCCGACTCCAGAGATCCCGTACAAGGACCATCGATGTAGCGCTGCCCCCGGACATCTAGACGGCAATGACTGAAATGCTTGGACTCAGGATCGGCGACAGCGACATCCAGGGCGTCCAGGCGCTCACGGTAGACCCTAACCAGACACGGACGATCCTGGCACTGGTTGCGCTTGGCAAGCCACGCCCGTTGCGACTTCTTGAGTGCCTGCCGGGCCGACTC comes from the Allochromatium tepidum genome and includes:
- a CDS encoding SLC13 family permease, which codes for MLDAIRALSKTDIAGAAFAVAAIYLAGIVPTPEIAWVSGFLLLTVFLFAFEVVSVDVAAITVMVLLGLTSLAAPWMGLERGLVPVEHLFDGFSSNAVISIIAVMIVGAGLDKTGLMSKVAAFIMRIGGSTEARIILLISGTVGVISSFMQNVGAAALFIPVVSRISARTGLPMSRLLMPMGFCALLGGTITMVGSSPLILLNDLILTSNTALPEGVAPMKTFELFDVTPIGVALLLTGIVYFVLAGRLVLPAHGTTKSEGGDTRAYLAETYGLTDFEIGEFRVPEGDSDLIGMSVDELERTWKVRLVGVEKGDGLRFGADGVDRTLGITPGSTLALLGTADSLLEVADASKLERKRDLDLFAEAMSPTKAGVAEIVIPPGSSLIGKTARDLWMRKTYGLSLLAINRGGTQITYKTGGVRNTPFAAGDALVVQTTWADLARLERDRNFVVVTTEYPHEELRPNKVPVALAFFVLTICLIMFTDLRLSVALLVGALGMVLTRVLTIDEAYQAVSWKTVFLLASLIPLGAAVEQSGTAAWIAERTLAALGEVPIWVVQLSLAALATAFTLVMSNVGATVLLVPLAVNMALGSGADPAIFALTVAIATSNSFLLPTHQVNALIMGPGGYRVADYMRAGSLMTVLFLVVALTMINVIM
- a CDS encoding lysozyme inhibitor LprI family protein — encoded protein: MKLKTIARIVLATGLALQTLHAVAQPSFDCTKATTLVENAICQDSELGALDETLAEQYQAVWRATSGESARQALKKSQRAWLAKRNQCQDRPCLVRVYRERLDALDVAVADPESKHFSHCRLDVRGQRYIDGPCTGSLESDGSFQIYTPAYFAMIQVEQPGVAVGFWNEDAYASHAHSDLGRLARDGACWSNAQAQVCAWK
- the rimK gene encoding 30S ribosomal protein S6--L-glutamate ligase, with translation MRIAILSRNASLYSTRRLVEAARARGHETKVIDVLRCYMNITSHAPSIHYKGDDLSDFDAVIPRIGASVTFYGTAVLRQFEMMGVYPLNESVAISRARDKLRSLQLLARKGIGLPITGFAHAPDDVQDLIKMVGGAPLVIKLLEGTQGIGVVLAETYQAAESVIEAFMGLKANILVQEYIKEANGADIRCFVIGDKVVATMKRQAKAGEFRSNLHRGGTASLIRITPEERSTAVRAARIIGLNVAGVDILRSNHGPVVMEVNSSPGLEGIETATGKDIAGLMIEFIEKNAAIGKTRTRGQG
- a CDS encoding retropepsin-like aspartic protease family protein produces the protein MLMFDLRAPLALLLLALGLPALAQGPVPSTRVEIAAELDRLSTELDFEVRGIEQTTGATGHAGGESLVERLHLLLEDFDHVIVQAPGAGVERVIILGEKAAYVPPPMMVDEGGGSTEAAPASGEAIVLATQRRGTAHLVTLGLEGVSGGAPIQESMLIDTGADRVVLPVSLISSLGLAPDALQNQQVQTANGTVDARVGRLGAIWVGPKRVEDVEVAFMDDQRLGGTSLLGMSLLGRFRMTIDDEKNQLTLLPK
- a CDS encoding succinylglutamate desuccinylase/aspartoacylase family protein, with translation MNLARCRDPMMPELARAFGSPMILDAESRAGCLRAVAAARGIPLLLYEGGEALRFVADGARRQRQARRYAGAVITDPFRPADEAVVSPLDGIVIGRTNLPLVTEGEGLYHIARLGDPEATAEQILHYRHALDPEEDEQRIV
- a CDS encoding Uma2 family endonuclease translates to MLTSNPHPGLDQYIRLHDADWEDYERLTTLRAERAAPRLTYLDGELELMTPSIEHEGDKKRLGRLIETYADETGIELEGFGSWTLKSPDKRLGAEADECYVVGPLTQTPDVPDFAIEVVRTSGGLDKLAVYAGLGVPEVWIWRDGRLSVHRLDDTGYQEQERSRFLPGLDPRLIETCMTEPSQTQALRTLRAGLNHTTKRDASH
- the lspA gene encoding signal peptidase II; this encodes MKHWLWLSLAILLLDQAGKWMVLLALEPYEVIALMPNVNLTLMFNTGAAFSFLADSGSWQRWFFVALALIVSGVLVGWLLRLPATERLHAAALALIIGGAVGNLIDRALLGHVVDFIQVYLPFIPLAIFNPWPSFNIADSAISIGVVLLLIATLRTEPSRPSQ